One window from the genome of Candidatus Eisenbacteria bacterium encodes:
- a CDS encoding efflux RND transporter permease subunit gives MKLSDHALRRPVTVIVATAALLVLGAVSLSRLKLDMFPNLDAPFLGVYIPYPNGVPTQMEKEIARPLEEVLATLGDLREIRSYSEEDFVWVAVEFEFGRNVDVLRMDVREKIEQVRPLLPEDIRDIFILTFNTNDIPVMVGRISSKGEDLSGSYDLLEHRVINRLRRTEGVGQVEVDGIAPKSIRIYLMLDKIVEHAVDVERLFRDLNGNNLDLSVGRVVDGRRELTVRALGQFREFDEIGEMPVNDAGVRLADVAEIDYGEPAPHWYRHINGEPAIAFEIKKASGANIVELSRRVREELDRIDKDPALEGVDVVLFFDQAEQIKNSLNSLFQSGLIGSILAVAVLFVFLRRLRPTLIVSIAIPFCVIATCVYLYLSGRTLNVLTMMGLMLAVGMLVDNAIVVLESVFRRQEKGETPAEAAAGGAREVAMAVTASTLTSVIVFAPIILSKGSMLTVWLSSVGITISVTLVFSLFICLTLVPVMAARTTFGGAQREFRFLARLRERYMRMLRWTVTEHPKRTGLVFVPLFLLVTIGAIKATGFAPEEMDGKGVKQEELYFNVEFTDNTNIYGVHDKVLAIEEFLVPRRDSLNIESVYVYYRDNQAGFGLYFPKDYTPTEEKLRDLRQYLRENLPELAGTRYRFGTDEDVGGGARGVSVTLFGEDTDLLRELSEEAARRIGMLPGVTETRTGVEEGRDEVRVVLDRDRGGRFGISPATLAQILGLTFRGVPLRDFQGRDREIEMDIVLEPSDRRNIDNLAKLPITYREGRPILLGQVARFEFGKSPARIYRERQKTALTVTGVYEGEDFGEITGRVEQLMNGMDLPSGYQWSFGRELQEARAEQNEMMVNILIALCCVYLLMAALFESFLHPLVIMLCIPFAALGVVWTMMLTATPFNLLAMIGVVILIGVVVNNGIVLIDHVNGLRRSGLPREAAILEGCRDRFRPILMTASTTILGLTPLALGKADITGGYYFPLARAVMGGLAASTILTLVVLPTFYVLAEGAAAYLRRTVAWGMGRSPLPWREAKRPGQAMGGGAPE, from the coding sequence ATGAAGCTCTCGGACCACGCGCTCCGCCGGCCGGTGACGGTCATCGTGGCCACCGCGGCGCTTCTCGTTCTCGGCGCCGTCTCCCTCTCCCGCCTCAAGCTGGACATGTTTCCCAATCTCGACGCCCCCTTCCTCGGCGTCTACATCCCGTATCCGAACGGCGTCCCCACGCAGATGGAGAAGGAAATCGCTCGTCCCCTGGAGGAAGTGCTCGCCACCCTCGGGGACCTGCGCGAGATCCGCTCCTATTCGGAGGAGGACTTCGTCTGGGTGGCGGTGGAGTTCGAGTTCGGCCGCAACGTGGACGTGCTCCGCATGGACGTGAGGGAGAAGATCGAGCAGGTCCGGCCCCTCCTCCCCGAGGACATCCGGGACATCTTCATTCTCACCTTCAACACCAACGACATCCCGGTGATGGTCGGCCGGATCAGCTCCAAGGGGGAGGATCTCTCCGGCTCCTACGATCTATTGGAACACCGCGTGATCAACCGGCTCCGCCGCACCGAGGGGGTGGGCCAGGTGGAGGTCGACGGGATCGCGCCGAAGAGCATCCGGATCTATCTGATGCTGGACAAGATCGTGGAGCACGCCGTCGACGTGGAGAGGCTCTTCCGCGACCTGAACGGGAACAACCTGGACCTTTCGGTGGGGCGGGTCGTGGACGGCCGGCGGGAACTCACCGTGCGCGCCCTCGGCCAGTTCCGCGAGTTCGACGAGATCGGCGAGATGCCGGTGAACGACGCGGGTGTCCGCCTCGCCGACGTGGCGGAAATCGATTACGGCGAGCCGGCGCCGCATTGGTACAGGCACATCAACGGTGAGCCGGCGATCGCTTTCGAGATCAAGAAGGCTTCCGGCGCCAACATCGTCGAGCTTTCCCGGCGCGTGAGGGAAGAGCTGGACCGCATCGACAAGGACCCGGCGTTGGAAGGCGTCGACGTGGTCCTCTTCTTCGATCAGGCGGAGCAGATCAAAAACTCGCTGAACAGCCTTTTCCAGTCGGGGCTCATCGGATCGATCCTGGCGGTGGCGGTGCTCTTCGTCTTCCTCCGGCGGCTCCGTCCCACGCTGATCGTCAGCATCGCCATCCCCTTCTGCGTGATCGCCACCTGCGTCTATCTCTATCTGTCGGGGCGGACGCTGAACGTGCTCACCATGATGGGGCTCATGCTCGCCGTGGGGATGCTGGTGGACAACGCCATCGTGGTCCTCGAGTCGGTGTTCCGCCGCCAGGAAAAGGGGGAGACCCCCGCCGAGGCCGCCGCCGGCGGCGCCCGTGAGGTGGCGATGGCGGTCACCGCGTCCACCCTCACCTCCGTCATCGTTTTCGCGCCGATCATCCTGTCCAAGGGGAGCATGCTCACGGTTTGGCTTTCATCGGTGGGGATCACCATCTCGGTCACCCTCGTCTTTTCGCTCTTCATCTGTCTCACCCTGGTGCCCGTCATGGCGGCGCGAACCACCTTCGGCGGCGCGCAGCGGGAATTCCGTTTTCTCGCCCGCCTCCGGGAGCGTTACATGCGCATGCTCCGCTGGACCGTCACGGAGCACCCGAAGCGGACCGGCCTCGTTTTCGTTCCCCTCTTTCTGTTGGTGACCATCGGCGCGATCAAGGCGACCGGATTCGCCCCCGAGGAGATGGACGGAAAGGGGGTCAAGCAGGAGGAGCTTTACTTCAACGTGGAGTTCACCGACAACACGAACATCTACGGCGTCCACGACAAGGTCCTCGCGATCGAGGAATTTCTCGTGCCGCGCCGGGATTCGCTGAACATCGAATCCGTTTACGTCTATTACCGAGACAACCAGGCCGGATTCGGGCTCTATTTCCCGAAAGACTACACCCCGACCGAGGAAAAGCTGCGGGATCTGCGGCAGTATCTCCGGGAAAACCTCCCCGAGCTGGCCGGGACGCGGTACCGTTTCGGCACCGACGAGGACGTCGGCGGAGGCGCGCGGGGCGTTTCGGTCACCCTCTTCGGCGAGGACACGGACCTGCTCCGTGAGCTGTCGGAGGAGGCGGCGCGCCGAATCGGCATGTTGCCGGGTGTCACGGAAACGCGAACCGGCGTCGAGGAGGGACGGGACGAGGTGCGGGTGGTGCTCGATCGGGACCGGGGAGGCCGTTTCGGAATCAGCCCGGCCACGCTGGCGCAGATCCTGGGGCTCACCTTCCGGGGGGTGCCTCTCAGGGATTTCCAGGGGCGGGACCGGGAGATCGAGATGGATATCGTGCTCGAGCCGTCGGACCGCCGCAACATCGACAACCTCGCCAAGCTTCCGATCACCTACCGGGAAGGGCGGCCGATCCTGCTCGGCCAGGTGGCGCGTTTCGAGTTCGGTAAGAGTCCGGCCCGCATTTACCGGGAACGGCAGAAGACGGCGCTCACGGTGACCGGCGTCTACGAGGGGGAGGATTTCGGGGAGATCACCGGCCGGGTGGAGCAGCTGATGAACGGCATGGATCTCCCCTCCGGGTACCAGTGGTCCTTCGGGCGTGAACTACAGGAGGCGCGGGCCGAGCAGAACGAAATGATGGTGAACATCCTGATCGCGCTCTGTTGCGTCTATCTGCTCATGGCGGCGCTTTTCGAGTCTTTCCTCCATCCTTTGGTGATCATGCTCTGCATTCCCTTCGCCGCGCTCGGCGTCGTCTGGACGATGATGCTGACGGCGACCCCCTTCAACCTGCTCGCCATGATCGGCGTGGTGATTCTGATCGGCGTGGTCGTCAACAACGGCATCGTCCTCATCGACCACGTGAACGGCCTCCGCCGGAGCGGTCTTCCCCGGGAAGCGGCGATTCTCGAGGGGTGCCGGGACCGGTTCCGGCCGATCCTGATGACCGCGTCCACCACCATACTCGGCCTCACGCCCCTCGCTCTCGGCAAGGCGGACATCACCGGCGGCTACTATTTCCCGCTCGCCCGGGCGGTGATGGGCGGCCTCGCCGCCAGCACGATCCTCACGCTGGTCGTGCTCCCCACCTTCTACGTTCTCGCCGAGGGCGCCGCCGCCTACCTGCGGCGGACCGTCGCCTGGGGGATGGGCCGGAGCCCTCTCCCCTGGCGGGAGGCGAAGCGGCCCGGCCAGGCGATGGGGGGAGGCGCGCCGGAATAG